A window of Equus przewalskii isolate Varuska chromosome 18, EquPr2, whole genome shotgun sequence contains these coding sequences:
- the CSTA gene encoding cystatin-A, translated as MSNTLYKNRSLHTYLTTSAPASSPARKQLGKMMSGGMPGGLTEARPATPEIQEIADRVKPQLEEKTNQTYEEFKAVEYKTQVVAGTNYYIKVQVGDNNYIHLKIFKSLPQQNESLTLTGYQTDKRKDDELKGF; from the exons ATGAGCAACACCCTCTATAAAAACCGGAGTCTGCACACTTACCTGACCACTTCTGCTCCAGCATCGAGCCCCGCAAGGAAGCAGTTAGGCAAAATGATGTCTGGAGGGATGCCTGGAGGGTTAACTGAAGCCAGACCTGCCACTCCAGAAATCCAGGAGATTGCTGATAGG gttAAACCACaacttgaagaaaaaacaaatcagacTTACGAAGAATTTAAAGCTGTGGAGTATAAAACTCAAGTGGTTGCTGGAACAAATTACTACATTAAG GTGCAAGTAGGTGATAATAATTATATTCAtctgaaaatattcaaaagtcttcctcaacaaaatgaGTCTTTGACACTTACTGGTTACCAGACTGACAAAAGGAAAGACGATGAGCTGAAGGGCTTTTAG